The nucleotide sequence GCGGTACCGTTGTCGATCCAAAGAATTTCGATGAAAAAAACGTCGTGGATTTTGAAGGAGAAATCTGTATAGTGCCGCCAAACTCATTTGCACTTGCAAGAACGGTTGAATACTTCAAAATGCCTCACGATGTTTTAGCGATCTGTCTTGGAAAATCAACATACGCAAGATGTGGGATAATAGTAAATGTCACTCCATTTGAACCCGGATTTAACGGTCACATCACTATAGAAATTTCAAATACAACTCCACTTCCAGCAAAAATTTACGCAAATGAAGGTATCGCTCAAGTACTATTTTTACAAGGCGATGAACCATGTGAAACAAGCTACGCCGACAAAAAAGGTAAATACCAAGATCAAGAAGGAATAACTCTTCCGCGTATATTAAAGTAAGGGATCAAGAATGACTTATAGCAGACAAAGTATAGACGATGATGATATAAAAGCAGTTTGCGAAGCTTTAAAAAGCGATATCATAACTTGTGGTAAGAAAGTAGATGAGTTTGAAAAAGCACTTTGTGATTACACCGGAGCTAAATTTGCCGTAGCGATGAACTCAGCTACTTCTGCTTTGCACGCTGGATATTTAGCGCTTGGACTTGAGAGTGGCGATGAAGTCATCACGACTCCTATCACGTTTGTAGCTACTGCAAACGCAGCTTTGATGTGCGGCGGGGTAGTTAAATTTGCTGATATCTTGCCAAATGGAAATATTGATCCAAAAAGTGTAGAAAAGCTCATAACTCCAAAAACTAAAGTCATAACTCCAGTTGATTTTGGCGGACTTCCAGTAGATATGGAAGCATTAAATTTAATAGCTCAAAAACATAGTCTTAAGATACTAGATGATGCTTCTCACGCTCTTGGAAGTAG is from Campylobacter fetus subsp. testudinum 03-427 and encodes:
- the dcd gene encoding dCTP deaminase (Pfam match to PF00692.15 dUTPase) gives rise to the protein MGLKSDKWIREQSIKNQMIEPFCEENIGKGVVSYGLSSYGYDIRVGCEFKIFTNIGGTVVDPKNFDEKNVVDFEGEICIVPPNSFALARTVEYFKMPHDVLAICLGKSTYARCGIIVNVTPFEPGFNGHITIEISNTTPLPAKIYANEGIAQVLFLQGDEPCETSYADKKGKYQDQEGITLPRILK